gcCAATAAAAAATGATTACCAAATGGAATCCGAAAGCAAGCCCTAACCGACGTACATGTGGGAAGACGGATAAATGTCCGTGTTACACGAATCGTCGGTACAGCAGAAGTGGCACTGGTATTTCCCAGCGATGCTCACTTTACCGTAGTATAGGCAGTAGTCGTTATCGGAAGAGAAGGCCAGCCACTTATTCATACACGTAGTCTCGTCCACACACCTGGCAAAAGTCAAAACTATTTTTCCAACTACTTCAATTACAAgtctcatttttttcaattctggAATTTGAAACAGTCATATACTAATAGACGCTGGGGAGACCGAGAGcagcaaaaacaaacaaaaatcaagaATACCTAGCGTGTGTCAGGTGTGACACCATCAAAATTAGAGATAAGGTAGGCAATTTTGAAACAGAAGGGAAAGTTTCCAAGCCGGAAAAATGACTGATGAAGCcatcaatattgatattgagATGACCATCAATATACTGTCTTCATTTATCAGGATTTGGGGAAAGAATATATCGCTGCCAAATGGTAAAATGTCATCATCACAAAACTTTCGAAAACATGGGATTACAGCGGCTGCAGCAAATACCAGGATATTCTGCTCCTGTCTGTGGCCGATAATATACTTCATAAGTCTAGTGTCCTACTGGAGTGGATGAGAAACCGTAAAGCTCTCTATCAAatgtctttgtatgtttttatcGGAAATCGGCGCTTCACCAAGAAAAGCAAAGGGAGTAGCTCGGGGTCATGAAATTCTGATTCTCTATGGTTGGATGAAGCTCAAGAAAGTCATCAATTAGCACTACCGTAAGGGAAGAGATAACCACATCGTAATAGCTGGCGGCGAAATACTTGTACAGAGCTTAGTAAGCAGGGAACGAACTAATCGGGAACAAAAAGAACAGACAGCAAGATGGCGTCGTGTTGTCTATTGGCTATGCTTCACTGAGAATGCCGTTGGgaacagtataatatttattactGTGTTGTATTATTTGTATAGATTGATGCTGAAGTTAGCGACAAAAGTGTATTAAACAAACATCATTTAGACAGCTGTATGACAGTATCAAATAGAATATTCTACGGAAACTAACTTAgaattataaaaatatcttgAGTTAATGACATCCTCGATATATCAGTGATGTAATATTAGTACTGTCATTTATCTACCTCTGGATGATGTCGtaacaaaactgaaggcataTCAGGAGAAACGAGTGATGCTTAAATTCAAAACCATACAAGACAACCACAGTGCATagttattcgattcttttgatgtaaatcaaatgACCAACAAACTACCTGTATCATCTGCTGTCTCACAGAGCCTTCAATTTTGCTATGACATCGTCTagtggtggatataacgacagtgatagtaaacccctgaatatcgaggatgacataaTAATGGAGCATTTAAACTGCTTTCCTTACGCTTTGTATACGTTCGAATACCCGGTGTCGTCGACGTACACAGACGTCATACAGAAGTCTTTTCCACCCGGACACGCCTTTGTGGAATTGTAGTAGGTCTGTCGGACAGTGCACGGCATCCCAGACTCCTCAGAACCGCACACCATACAACTCCTGGTAGACGCTAACAGTAGTATGCAATAGAGTAAATGTGGATAAATTACCGCACATCAAACAGTATACAATAAAGTAATTTAATACGTGAATAATTTACCGTACACCATACAGTATACAATAAAGTAATTTAATACGTGAATAATTTACCGCACACCATCATTATTTGTGAATAATTTACCGCACACCATAATAACGGCTGGGCGCtaaaattgtttacaatatatttaagtaaaaatataCGGATAATTCTAACGTTAAGTGactaatatatacaatacaagaACTATTTTCCACATCGTACAGTAGCATTTAGTGACTAGTGACAAATCATGAACACATACTCAAAGAACTACTACATTACACTTCCAAACACGACTTACCTGGTGCCGTCACTGGCTTTGAtgctgtaaaataaaatttaattgtctgaaaatcaattttatcGGTTCAATATAAAAGTATGAATGTCTTCTACAATCCATCAGTCAGAGATCTTAATGTAAGAAACATTATTTTTCGACCTCGCATCTAAACTGCATTATGATGCTGTATTGTCGTCTTAGTAAGAGAGAAATGAAGTCGGTTAAGAATTCAcgatttttcaaaattcaaataagaAAGTATAATGTTAATGATAGTTTTCTGAGCTGACTATACCTTGGTATCATTTTACGGATCAAGGACCCAGTTAACATTCCTTTATTTTAAggaattctccataggaaagcattagcGATTTTAATGATGACTCcttaacttaaagatgctccgccgccgacagagcataaacgattaGCAGAAGGATAATTTCCTCGCCGTTCGGTGACCCAAGGCCATCAAGTATGCGGCGTATCGAAACGGCACTCATCATTTTtacaataactggtgtttaatcgtgtcgGTATATGcctagttaacacaaaaataatatataataattgatttcgtctttggtgcatgcgcaatcagttcttcattccaaaggatatagtgccacggaattttttcgggatacaattaattattttcatatttttaacttgaagtaaaattagaagctcaaacttttcaacggtagtaatggtgtaaagtaagtaacttttgtaaccgaagaaaaatactaaatcgtctgcccCTATTTTTGTTAGTGAAGAAATACCATTTAtaagcgatggagcatctttaaaaaacttCCTTAAATACTATAATGTGTTCCTATGAGGAATTTAGTTAggaaatttcataaaattaaggaatgttcatgaaatcgAACCCTCTTTTCGCGACTATGTGAACGACTCTAGAACTCGTTACAACATTTCCAGACGGATTTACAATACTGTAAACGATGATATTTTCGCATGTGGATAATTTTGCTAAGTCAAAACTGTTCGCGAATTTATTCGCTCGTGGATATATTCGCGGAGATTTAATAAAAGCAAAATAAGGGAGAATTTCCCCACCACGGATAATTTAGGCCatggctaggagggtcccacatgcacacccccaaacctccgaaccaatatttttctgaacccttatgacccactgattacaaatcaaaatgttaacagtgcataagttgggatgaacttccggttatgacgtaatcaagatggccgccatctcgaatttcactaaaaattgaaaaatagtcataacattgacattttccaACTGAAGTAggcaaatgaggtatcaaaatgaccatatcgaacaaaaacaaatatcaggaccaaaaatccaatatatgtagtgtaacgaatctacgcaggaaatgaaaaaatcggattttaagctcaaaaatggtgatttttcagcaatttttttatattctattttctttattcttattttatttttgcatgatgtCATTCATCAACTAAAAGATACTAAAGTAATCACAAATGTACCAATATGGTATACTATGAAAACTTTCTCCATGAAACAGTTGAATTATTTACAGCTAGTGTTGAGAATTGAAAAATTGACAATATGTAACTTACCTAGTGTCGCGTTGTACTGTTTCTCACAAGCTGAAAAAAGGTAAAAGAATAAGTATCAGTTTCCCATACGAAAATGTCATGGATGAAAAAATCGCAGATGGCTAGAATCATCATTtagtaatgtttatataaatgttgCAGATTGCAACAATTTGTTTTTCCAATGGAAAATCTCTCTGAATCAACTCATTGAAACAACGTAGTCTAAACagttttcaatttatttcatgAATGTTTCATTCATTATAGATTGACACAAAGTCGATGAATTGCAAAATCCTTAATACTGTcgaaaaacaaaatctatttgCTTTGATCTAAAATACtcagatttatttttcattcatgtTTTCTCGTAAAACATCAAAAACTTACATTCGTTACATAAGTTGCAGAATTGTGGACAATTATCGACTGCGAATTCGTGACCTTTAGGGTCACGCCAATTGCAAATGCCCGTATCCTGATCGAAGGAAGCGCACTCGAAATTTGGCGGGTTATAGTGATCAATACACATTAACGTCCCGTCGCCTGAAACAACACATGTTCTGTCACATGAGCTTGACATACTACCAATAATATAaagcatacatatatatataaataccccgttatatactatataaaatatatagggagctattttatatttatgcatTTACGCTATATATAAGTGACAGAACATCAAGCTCTTCTATTTTTCTCTATTGTAAAACaggtaaacaaaatatcaacagtTTGAAAATATTGTCTGATACGCTTACAGTCTATAGATGTTGATAAATTGCGCacctaaaaatagaaaatgtaaACGTTcgtatgtaaaaaaaaatcatctcgAACATATCATAACAGTACACAGTACTATTTTTCTATATTGTAAAACaggtaaacaaaatatcaacagtTTGAAAATACTGTCTGGCACGCTTACAGTCTATAGATGTTGATAAATTGCGCacctaaaaatagaaaatggaAACGTTcgtatgtaaaaaaaaatcatctcgAACAAATCATAACAGTACACATATTACAATTTCATACACAATTCTTATTAGAAATATCCCAACAGGCAGTTCATAGCattatgtttttattctttcttcaaatttctttaaaaaaagtcTCTAATCGAAGGCATTTCTACTGTGAAAATGAGGTGCTAGTTTTAGTCTACTATGTTGGTCTGTATTCCCATCTTCATATACAACACAATCAAAgtatacaaatacattgtaactAGTTTACTTTTGTCAGTTAGTACCAATACACTGTATACTTACTTCCAACGTTCGTATTTTAAGTCTAAAAGAAGGATACAGCGTTGTCTACGTATGTCCGAAATAACTTGACAAAACGTGCAAGATATCAGGAAAATGAACTTATGAAAATGAATCAAGAAAAGAGAATCAATCTACAGAGTCCATGGACAGCCACTGGACAGACCATACGTCGGGAGAAAAGAATGGAGTGATTTCTAAAAGTGATATCTATTTTCCGAAAGGACATGATGACCGGTACATCAActataatatatttgatatggaAATATAGGCAAACTATGCCTGCGTCCATTACCAAACTATGTTATAAGATTTTAACTTAGACTACTAACCTTGTGGACATGGTGTTGGCGTTGGAGGCGGTCCTATGGTTGgattagaaaaaaacaaaatcaaattaagtatgttttatcattttacttGGAAATGATAATCATGACTTAGAATAGGCAATATTTTTACTGGTGTgtacaaatgaaatacatgttgataactaaacattttaattaagTTTCACTGAAtccttttatttatttgaaagcTATTGAAGTAGATATGTACGTATACTCCAAAGGACTAGAAAACCTTACTTATACAAATTCTTATCTAATGCCTGGTAAATTGCAGTGTATCGAAAATATTTTTAGGATGATAATAGCAATCatagtaaaatataaataaacatctCAGGAGAcgttttcacaatttttgtatacAGATACGCGAACTTACAGGTCCAGCGTCTGGATGTACCTTTGTTTGgcgtcatcatcattataattaacagtaATACCCACCTGTTGTGGTGACCACAGCCGCCATCGTTGCTCCAGGTGTCGATGTTGACTGTTGCGTCATATTTGTTGTTCTGGCTGTCGTGGATGTTGGAGTTGGCTTTGTTGGTTGTTCTGGAGTTGTTAGATCCATAGTTGATAGCCCTGAAGTTGTAGCATCTGGAGCTGATGGTTGTGGAGTTGAAGCATCTAGAGTTGTTGCATCTTGAGTTGTTGCATCTCGAGTTGTTGGGTCTTGAGTTGTCGCATCTGGAGTTGTTTGTCCTGTAGTTATAGTTGTCGGAGCagtagttgttggtgttgtAGTTGTCGGAGCAGTAGTTGTTGGAGTTGTAGTTGTAGGAGCAGTAGTTGTTGGAGTTGTAGTTGTAGGACTAGTAGTTGTTGAAGTTGTAGTTGTCGGTATCGGAGTGGTGTCAATAGAATTCAATACTTGGTGAAGCTGACTTACGTGGCCCGAATCTTCAAACATAATAAGTATAATAccatataaaatcattaatagtactttacaaacaaaaaacattatGTACATATGCAAGTCTCTtctacaataaaaacaaaacaaaataattgagACATCTAGGTACTCAATTTAAAAAGGCAGTCAAatttgatagtgatagaattTCGAAAGTCTTGAAAACGGGGGAAGgtaatattgtgtattttaaaattaattctcAAACACAATATTTGAGCAAACGTGAATAACCGACTGTGCATGACAAAAGTGTACAAATGGCGTTGGTACACGTAAAAGACTTTCTTCCATTACACAGTTTGTGGTACTTACTTACGTTGCACAGTTTGTGGTACTAACTTTCGTTACACAGTTTGTACTTACTTCCGTTACACAGTTTGTGGTGCTTACTTCCGCTACACAGTTTGTACTTACTTCCGTTACACAGTTTGTGGTGCTTACTTCCGTTACACATTTTGTGGTGCTTACTTCCGTTACACAGTTTGTGGTACTACTTCCTTAACACAGTTCTTGGTACTTACATCCGTTACACAGTTTGTGATACTTACTTCCGTTACAGTTTGTGGTACTTACTTCTGTTACACAGTTAATGGTACTTATATCAGTTACACAGTTTGTGGTACTTAGTCCGATCACAAAGTTTGTGGTACTTACTTCCGTTACATAGTTTGTGGTGCTTACTTCTGTTACACAGTCAGTGGTACTTATATCCGTTACACAGTTTGTGGTACTTACAACCGTTACACATTTTGTAGTACTTAGTCTGATTACAAAGTTTGTGGTACTTACTTCCGTTACACAGTTTGTGGAACTTACTTCCGTTACACAGATTGTGGTACTTTCTTCCATTACACAGTTTGTGGGACTTACTTTTGTTACACAGTTTGTGGTACTTACTTCCGTTATTAACTTTGTGGTACTTACTTCCGTTACACAGTGTGTGGTACTTACTTCCGTTACACAGTTTGCTGTTACATATCTTAGTTCCAGACGAACTTCCATGGGAAGGCTGACTACAGTGGTGGCCATGTAGTGTCACGTGATCTGATTCCCACTAAAGATACAGAATTTTGATTGTTGATGCTaaatttaattgtaaatattgtaagattaaaattcataatttggTAACATCCTGACTACAGTAATGCAATGAGGTTTATcgtgatatttcatttttctcagtttgatttataaattttcattcatttaatGAATGGTGCACTTAATTAATGTGGtgagataaaaataaaaccCTTGGTGATGTAGTAACTGTAAGGGTTAACATTTCCAAAATTCTGACAAACCATGCATCCAAACATATGGCGAGTGAAGTCATACTTGTCCCTGTGTGTTTCGTTGTAACATACCTGAAACACAAAACGATAT
This genomic window from Argopecten irradians isolate NY chromosome 4, Ai_NY, whole genome shotgun sequence contains:
- the LOC138321568 gene encoding mucin-13-like isoform X2, translating into MNPNCRIDLAAASRSELAIKTLKEALNSNVKLCYGCPENDFSGQCNTIIACYPQTVCYNETHRDKYDFTRHMFGCMWESDHVTLHGHHCSQPSHGSSSGTKICNSKLCNGNSGHVSQLHQVLNSIDTTPIPTTTTSTTTSPTTTTPTTTAPTTTTPTTTAPTTTTPTTTAPTTITTGQTTPDATTQDPTTRDATTQDATTLDASTPQPSAPDATTSGLSTMDLTTPEQPTKPTPTSTTARTTNMTQQSTSTPGATMAAVVTTTGPPPTPTPCPQGDGTLMCIDHYNPPNFECASFDQDTGICNWRDPKGHEFAVDNCPQFCNLCNESCEKQYNATLASKPVTAPASTRSCMVCGSEESGMPCTVRQTYYNSTKACPGGKDFCMTSVYVDDTGYSNVYKACVDETTCMNKWLAFSSDNDYCLYYGKVSIAGKYQCHFCCTDDSCNTDIYPSSHMYVG
- the LOC138321568 gene encoding uncharacterized protein isoform X1, which gives rise to MMGGLKTILVLVSVWSRIQVDANVCNDIFTGKTIPPADCSHSHDSPEMNPNCRIDLAAASRSELAIKTLKEALNSNVKLCYGCPENDFSGQCNTIIACYPQTVCYNETHRDKYDFTRHMFGCMWESDHVTLHGHHCSQPSHGSSSGTKICNSKLCNGNSGHVSQLHQVLNSIDTTPIPTTTTSTTTSPTTTTPTTTAPTTTTPTTTAPTTTTPTTTAPTTITTGQTTPDATTQDPTTRDATTQDATTLDASTPQPSAPDATTSGLSTMDLTTPEQPTKPTPTSTTARTTNMTQQSTSTPGATMAAVVTTTGPPPTPTPCPQGDGTLMCIDHYNPPNFECASFDQDTGICNWRDPKGHEFAVDNCPQFCNLCNESCEKQYNATLASKPVTAPASTRSCMVCGSEESGMPCTVRQTYYNSTKACPGGKDFCMTSVYVDDTGYSNVYKACVDETTCMNKWLAFSSDNDYCLYYGKVSIAGKYQCHFCCTDDSCNTDIYPSSHMYVG